In Zingiber officinale cultivar Zhangliang chromosome 3B, Zo_v1.1, whole genome shotgun sequence, a single window of DNA contains:
- the LOC122056384 gene encoding protein ACTIVITY OF BC1 COMPLEX KINASE 3, chloroplastic-like isoform X1 has translation MAVSVSLPSPRSLAHRRRPPPSHHRAAIVGFRPISGTKSDASGDGVRRGEQCAVQLTSKSRTLSAAVNVDLHARLSIPPKDRAEDMQAEVRALARAANATEYHPEILSAKYSSRPFKVVSRMLEIFTGLGSFALKLAVDQRRGQLELRKRQRAAELTEIFTRLGPTFVKIGQGLSTRPDICPPEYIEELSQLQDALPTFPNENAFACIESELGAPLGSVFSAISPEPVAAASLGQVYKAQLKHSGQVVAVKVQRPEIEETIGLDFYLLRGLGFLVNKYVDFIYTDVVVLIDEFAKRVYQELNYVQEGQNARRFKKLYADNQEIYVPDIYWDYTSANVLTMDWVEGIKLTEQEAIEKRGLKLLNLVEIGIQCSLRQLLEYGYFHADPHPGNLLATPDGKLAFIDFGMMSETPEEARSAIIGHIVHLVNRDYDAMAHDYYALKFLTPDVDVSPIVPALRNFFDDALNSTVSELNFKTIVDGLGNVMYQYPFNVPAYYALILRSLTVLEGLALYVDPNFKVLAASYPYFAKRLLTDPNPYLRDALIELLFKDGKFRWNRLENLLVQGRKDRDFTTKDALQPVLKLLLGPGGEELRALVVKEAVRITEVIVFGSMIDAYDSMPGFMKVVVRNSNANGRFKLSDSEKRNMLELRDRVLKVWSLLRSSDSFDPSLLQSLLQVLEEPEARNLGSHIFGGLTQRLLARLLQQVLRSPAIAVTPK, from the exons ATGGCCGTCTCCGTCTCCCTCCCCTCTCCCCGGTCGCTGGCCCACCGGAGGAGGCCACCGCCGAGTCACCACCGCGCTGCCATCGTCGGGTTCCGCCCCATCTCCGGTACTAAGTCCGATGCTAGCGGCGACGGAGTCAGAAGAGGCGAGCAGTGCGCCGTGCAGCTAACGTCGAAGTCCAGGACGCTGTCCGCTGCCGTAAACGTTGATCTCCACGCTCGTCTCTCCATCCCCCCGAAAGACCGCGCCGAGGACATGCAAGCGGAGGTGCGAGCCCTGGCCAGGGCAGCGAATGCTACAGAATATCACCCCGAGATCCTCTCCGCGAAATACTCCTCTCGCCCCTTCAAG GTGGTCTCGAGGATGCTGGAGATCTTCACGGGGTTGGGATCCTTCGCGTTGAAACTGGCCGTGGACCAGAGGCGAGGGCAGCTCGAGCTGCGGAAGCGACAGCGGGCGGCGGAGCTTACGGAAATCTTTACGCGATTGGGGCCGACCTTTGTGAAGATCGGGCAGGGTTTGTCCACTCGGCCTGATATCTGCCCGCCAGAATATATCGAGGAGCTCTCACAGTTGCAG GATGCACTTCCTACCTTTCCGAATGAGAATGCATTTGCCTGCATCGAGAGTGAACTAGGAGCACCTCTCGGTTCCGTGTTCTCGGCTATATCACCAGAACCAGTTGCAGCTGCCAGTCTAGGCCAGGTCTACAAAGCCCAGCTTAAGCACTCAGGTCAGGTTGTAGCCGTCAAGGTGCAAAGACCAGAGATTGAAGAAACTATTGGATTGGATTTTTACCTTCTTAGAGGTCTAGGTTTTCTTGTGAACAAGTATGTTGATTTCATCTACACTGATGTTGTTGTTCTAATCGATGAATTTGCAAAAAGAGTCTATCAGGAGCTTAATTACGTTCAG GAAGGCCAAAATGCAAGgagatttaagaagttatatgcTGACAACCAAGAAATCTACGTTCCAGATATATATTGGGATTACACCAGTGCAAATGTACTAACAATGGATTGGGTGGAAGGCATTAAGCTTACTGAGCAAGAAGCCATTGAGAAGAGAGGTTTGAAACTGTTAAATTTGGTTGAAATAGGTATCCAGTGTAGCTTGAGGCAGTTGCTTGAATATGGTTATTTTCATGCTGACCCGCATCCTGGTAATCTCTTAGCCACACCTGACGGGAAATTGGCTTTCATTGATTTTGGCATGATGAGTGAAACACCAGAAGAAGCGAGATCTGCTATAATTGGTCATATTGTTCACCTTGTTAACAGGGATTATGATGCCATGGCCCATGACTACTATGCTTTAAAATTTCTAACACCTGATGTAGATGTATCTCCAATTGTACCTGCTCTCAGGAATTTCTTTGATGATGCACTGAATTCAACTGTAAGTGAGCTCAATTTTAAGACCATTGTGGATGGTCTAGGAAATGTTATGTATCAATATCCTTTTAATG TTCCTGCATATTATGCATTGATATTGAGGTCACTGACCGTGTTGGAGGGCCTAGCTCTTTATGTTGATCCAAACTTTAAGGTGCTTGCTGCTTCATACCCGTATTTTGCTAAAAGGCTTCTGACTGATCCAAATCCTTATCTTAGAGATGCTCTCATTGAATTGTTGTTCAAAGATGGAAAATTTAG ATGGAATAGGCTTGAAAATCTCCTTGTTCAAGGCCGCAAAGATCGAGATTTTACTACCAAAGATGCTTTGCAACCTGTTTTGAAACTACTTCTGGGTCCTGGTGGTGAAGAATTACGAGCTCTTGTTGTGAAAGAGGCAGTTCGGATAACTGAAGTGATTGTCTTTGGCTCTATGATAGATGCATATGATTCCATGCCTGGCTTTATGAAGGTTGTGGTCCGTAACAGCAATGCAAATGGACGCTTTAAGTTAAGTGATAGtgaaaaaagaaatatgctagaaCTTCGAGATAGAGTGCTCAAAGTATGGAGTCTTTTGAGATCCTCAGATAGCTTTGATCCAAGCCTCTTGCAATCGCTTCTGCAG GTTTTGGAAGAACCAGAAGCTCGTAATCTTGGCAGCCACATCTTTGGAGGACTTACTCAACGCCTATTGGCCCGATTGCTACAACAGGTTCTCAGATCTCCTGCCATTGCTGTTACTCCAAAATGA
- the LOC122056384 gene encoding protein ACTIVITY OF BC1 COMPLEX KINASE 3, chloroplastic-like isoform X2, giving the protein MLEIFTGLGSFALKLAVDQRRGQLELRKRQRAAELTEIFTRLGPTFVKIGQGLSTRPDICPPEYIEELSQLQDALPTFPNENAFACIESELGAPLGSVFSAISPEPVAAASLGQVYKAQLKHSGQVVAVKVQRPEIEETIGLDFYLLRGLGFLVNKYVDFIYTDVVVLIDEFAKRVYQELNYVQEGQNARRFKKLYADNQEIYVPDIYWDYTSANVLTMDWVEGIKLTEQEAIEKRGLKLLNLVEIGIQCSLRQLLEYGYFHADPHPGNLLATPDGKLAFIDFGMMSETPEEARSAIIGHIVHLVNRDYDAMAHDYYALKFLTPDVDVSPIVPALRNFFDDALNSTVSELNFKTIVDGLGNVMYQYPFNVPAYYALILRSLTVLEGLALYVDPNFKVLAASYPYFAKRLLTDPNPYLRDALIELLFKDGKFRWNRLENLLVQGRKDRDFTTKDALQPVLKLLLGPGGEELRALVVKEAVRITEVIVFGSMIDAYDSMPGFMKVVVRNSNANGRFKLSDSEKRNMLELRDRVLKVWSLLRSSDSFDPSLLQSLLQVLEEPEARNLGSHIFGGLTQRLLARLLQQVLRSPAIAVTPK; this is encoded by the exons ATGCTGGAGATCTTCACGGGGTTGGGATCCTTCGCGTTGAAACTGGCCGTGGACCAGAGGCGAGGGCAGCTCGAGCTGCGGAAGCGACAGCGGGCGGCGGAGCTTACGGAAATCTTTACGCGATTGGGGCCGACCTTTGTGAAGATCGGGCAGGGTTTGTCCACTCGGCCTGATATCTGCCCGCCAGAATATATCGAGGAGCTCTCACAGTTGCAG GATGCACTTCCTACCTTTCCGAATGAGAATGCATTTGCCTGCATCGAGAGTGAACTAGGAGCACCTCTCGGTTCCGTGTTCTCGGCTATATCACCAGAACCAGTTGCAGCTGCCAGTCTAGGCCAGGTCTACAAAGCCCAGCTTAAGCACTCAGGTCAGGTTGTAGCCGTCAAGGTGCAAAGACCAGAGATTGAAGAAACTATTGGATTGGATTTTTACCTTCTTAGAGGTCTAGGTTTTCTTGTGAACAAGTATGTTGATTTCATCTACACTGATGTTGTTGTTCTAATCGATGAATTTGCAAAAAGAGTCTATCAGGAGCTTAATTACGTTCAG GAAGGCCAAAATGCAAGgagatttaagaagttatatgcTGACAACCAAGAAATCTACGTTCCAGATATATATTGGGATTACACCAGTGCAAATGTACTAACAATGGATTGGGTGGAAGGCATTAAGCTTACTGAGCAAGAAGCCATTGAGAAGAGAGGTTTGAAACTGTTAAATTTGGTTGAAATAGGTATCCAGTGTAGCTTGAGGCAGTTGCTTGAATATGGTTATTTTCATGCTGACCCGCATCCTGGTAATCTCTTAGCCACACCTGACGGGAAATTGGCTTTCATTGATTTTGGCATGATGAGTGAAACACCAGAAGAAGCGAGATCTGCTATAATTGGTCATATTGTTCACCTTGTTAACAGGGATTATGATGCCATGGCCCATGACTACTATGCTTTAAAATTTCTAACACCTGATGTAGATGTATCTCCAATTGTACCTGCTCTCAGGAATTTCTTTGATGATGCACTGAATTCAACTGTAAGTGAGCTCAATTTTAAGACCATTGTGGATGGTCTAGGAAATGTTATGTATCAATATCCTTTTAATG TTCCTGCATATTATGCATTGATATTGAGGTCACTGACCGTGTTGGAGGGCCTAGCTCTTTATGTTGATCCAAACTTTAAGGTGCTTGCTGCTTCATACCCGTATTTTGCTAAAAGGCTTCTGACTGATCCAAATCCTTATCTTAGAGATGCTCTCATTGAATTGTTGTTCAAAGATGGAAAATTTAG ATGGAATAGGCTTGAAAATCTCCTTGTTCAAGGCCGCAAAGATCGAGATTTTACTACCAAAGATGCTTTGCAACCTGTTTTGAAACTACTTCTGGGTCCTGGTGGTGAAGAATTACGAGCTCTTGTTGTGAAAGAGGCAGTTCGGATAACTGAAGTGATTGTCTTTGGCTCTATGATAGATGCATATGATTCCATGCCTGGCTTTATGAAGGTTGTGGTCCGTAACAGCAATGCAAATGGACGCTTTAAGTTAAGTGATAGtgaaaaaagaaatatgctagaaCTTCGAGATAGAGTGCTCAAAGTATGGAGTCTTTTGAGATCCTCAGATAGCTTTGATCCAAGCCTCTTGCAATCGCTTCTGCAG GTTTTGGAAGAACCAGAAGCTCGTAATCTTGGCAGCCACATCTTTGGAGGACTTACTCAACGCCTATTGGCCCGATTGCTACAACAGGTTCTCAGATCTCCTGCCATTGCTGTTACTCCAAAATGA